One Fibrobacter sp. UWEL genomic window, GCGAAGACTATTTTGAAGAAGTTCAGGCTCCTGTGGAATGGGTGGAAAAAATTGCCGCCTGGAAGTTCAAGATGATCTTCTGGCCCATTTGCATTAGCGTGCTTCTCCTGATTACCCTTTCTTTGATTATCTGCAATTCCGTCCGACTTTCCCTTTTGTCCAGAAAGTTGCTGGTGGAGAATATGAAATACGCTGGCGGCAGCTACTTCTTTATTGAGTTTCCCTTTGTGCTCCAGGGTGCTATCCAGGGATTTTTAGGAAGTGGTTTTGCTGTGGTCCTGCTTTTTGCCACCATCCGTTCCCTGACCCAGTCCCTGCCCATTATTAGCGTTTATGCCCAGGGCGTTGGCTTTGCCTTTGTGGCGGTCGTCTTGTTGGTCACCTTCCTTTCCGGATATTTCAGCTTCAGCACGGTGCGCAAGTTCCTGAAAGTCAAACGTAGTGAACAGGATTAACGGATGCGCCTGTTCCTTTTCATCCTCTGCTTTTTTGTCGGCGTAAGTCTTGGCG contains:
- a CDS encoding ABC transporter permease gives rise to the protein MRQHRSVIFPSLVTIFLCSLLLASSLTALGAAMRLLDAEKNLYTVEAFLPDDVSMDSVKVIRERLEHRKYVDSVSFISADSALRDFRSHFSAEMLELVEGNPLPPYFRMTVKEENQNPGDLAGLVNALSSEDYFEEVQAPVEWVEKIAAWKFKMIFWPICISVLLLITLSLIICNSVRLSLLSRKLLVENMKYAGGSYFFIEFPFVLQGAIQGFLGSGFAVVLLFATIRSLTQSLPIISVYAQGVGFAFVAVVLLVTFLSGYFSFSTVRKFLKVKRSEQD